A section of the Lynx canadensis isolate LIC74 chromosome A1, mLynCan4.pri.v2, whole genome shotgun sequence genome encodes:
- the POU4F3 gene encoding POU domain, class 4, transcription factor 3 → MMAMNAKQPFGMHPVLQEPKFSSLHSGSEAMRRVCLPAPQLQGNIFGSFDESLLARAEALAAVDIVSHGKNHPFKPDATYHTMSSVPCTSTSSTVPISHPAALTSHPHHAVHQGLEGDLLEHISPTLSVSGLGAPEHSVMPAQIHPHHLGAMGHLHQAMGMSHPHAVAPHTAMPACLSDVESDPRELEAFAERFKQRRIKLGVTQADVGAALANLKIPGVGSLSQSTICRFESLTLSHNNMIALKPVLQAWLEEAEAAYREKNSKPELFNGSERKRKRTSIAAPEKRSLEAYFAIQPRPSSEKIAAIAEKLDLKKNVVRVWFCNQRQKQKRMKYSAVH, encoded by the exons ATGATGGCCATGAACGCCAAGCAGCCTTTCGGCATGCATCCGGTGCTTCAAGAACCCAAATTCTCCAGCCTGCACTCCGGTTCCGAGGCCATGCGCCGAGTCTGTCTCCCAGCCCCGCAG CTGCAGGGTAATATATTTGGAAGCTTTGATGAGAGCCTGCTGGCACGCGCCGAAGCTCTGGCGGCGGTGGATATCGTCTCCCACGGCAAGAACCATCCGTTCAAGCCCGACGCCACCTATCATACCATGAGCAGCGTGCCCTGCACGTCCACTTCGTCCACCGTGCCCATATCCCACCCGGCCGCGCTCACCTCACACCCACACCACGCCGTGCACCAGGGCCTCGAGGGCGACCTGCTAGAGCACATCTCTCCCACGCTGAGCGTGAGCGGTTTGGGCGCCCCCGAGCACTCGGTGATGCCGGCGCAGATCCACCCGCATCACCTGGGCGCCATGGGCCACCTGCACCAGGCCATGGGCATGAGTCACCCACACGCCGTGGCGCCTCACACCGCCATGCCCGCGTGCCTCAGCGACGTGGAGTCGGACCCGCGAGAGCTCGAGGCCTTCGCCGAGCGCTTCAAGCAACGGCGCATCAAGCTGGGAGTGACCCAGGCGGACGTGGGTGCGGCTCTAGCCAACCTCAAGATCCCCGGCGTAGGCTCGCTCAGCCAGAGCACCATTTGCAGGTTCgagtctctcactctctcccacaACAACATGATCGCGCTCAAGCCGGTGCTCCAGGCCTGGCTGGAGGAAGCCGAGGCCGCCTATCGAGAAAAAAACAGCAAGCCAGAGCTCTTCAACGGCAGTGAGCGGAAGCGCAAACGCACGTCCATCGCAGCGCCGGAGAAGCGCTCGCTCGAGGCCTACTTCGCTATCCAGCCGCGGCCCTCATCCGAGAAGATCGCGGCCATTGCTGAGAAACTGGACCTTAAAAAGAACGTGGTGAGGGTCTGGTTTTGCaaccagagac